From Actinosynnema mirum DSM 43827, a single genomic window includes:
- a CDS encoding serine/threonine-protein kinase has translation MIRLLGRGGMGEVHIAEDTSRDDRKVAIKLLPTDVLRDPDLEERFRRECALAARIDHPNVLPVYDYSVGARPYIVMRYVEGTDLATEVAHGPLSPQRAVSVVEQVAAALDAAHRKALRHRDVKPSNVLLEQGARRGTDHAWLFDWGIAQPITAPPITRLGQVVGTPHYIAPERLETSGSDHRADVYSLAVVLYECLAGRRPFDGDEVQVLMGHLKGEVPQLPPHVPPAMQKVVERGLAKHPADRYQSAGELAAAAHEALDEELPAPAPAPAPEPAPTPEPSRPRSPWTTPVVTGVLAGGVSLVATPFFLDPPLWSHPALAIAVALLTYAVTGNSPPPTPPEPTTKGPNPGDETRDVGSGGFPSPRP, from the coding sequence TTGATCCGCTTGCTCGGCCGAGGCGGCATGGGCGAGGTGCACATCGCCGAGGACACCTCGCGGGACGACCGCAAGGTGGCCATCAAGCTGCTCCCGACCGACGTGCTGCGCGATCCCGACCTGGAAGAGCGTTTCCGCCGCGAGTGCGCGCTAGCCGCACGCATCGACCACCCCAACGTCCTCCCGGTCTACGACTACTCCGTAGGCGCCCGCCCCTACATCGTGATGCGCTACGTCGAGGGCACCGACCTGGCGACCGAGGTCGCACACGGCCCGCTCTCCCCGCAACGCGCGGTCAGCGTGGTCGAGCAGGTCGCCGCCGCCCTGGACGCCGCGCACCGCAAGGCCCTGCGCCACCGCGACGTGAAGCCGTCGAACGTGCTCCTGGAGCAGGGCGCCCGCCGGGGCACCGACCACGCCTGGCTGTTCGACTGGGGCATCGCCCAACCGATCACCGCCCCACCGATCACCCGCCTGGGCCAGGTCGTCGGCACCCCGCACTACATCGCCCCCGAACGCCTGGAGACCTCGGGCTCGGACCACCGCGCGGACGTCTACTCCCTCGCCGTGGTCCTGTACGAGTGCCTCGCCGGCCGCAGACCGTTCGACGGCGACGAGGTCCAGGTCCTGATGGGGCACCTGAAGGGCGAGGTCCCCCAACTCCCACCCCACGTGCCGCCCGCGATGCAGAAGGTCGTGGAACGCGGCCTGGCCAAGCACCCCGCGGACCGCTACCAGTCAGCCGGGGAACTCGCGGCGGCAGCGCACGAGGCACTGGACGAAGAACTCCCCGCGCCCGCTCCGGCTCCCGCACCCGAACCCGCACCCACCCCCGAGCCCTCACGCCCCCGCTCCCCCTGGACCACCCCCGTCGTGACCGGCGTCCTGGCAGGCGGCGTGAGCCTCGTGGCAACCCCGTTCTTCCTGGACCCACCCCTCTGGTCCCACCCAGCCCTGGCCATCGCGGTCGCCCTGCTGACCTACGCCGTGACCGGCAACTCCCCTCCCCCCACCCCGCCCGAGCC